The following proteins are encoded in a genomic region of Ornithinibacillus sp. 4-3:
- a CDS encoding NAD-dependent epimerase/dehydratase family protein: MKVLLLGGTLFLGKHIAKQALNKGMDITLFNRGKTNPEFLKGVKGVTHIVGDRSINDIEKLTDNWDVVIDVSGRNPDDVERSVQQLIDRCNSYVFISSISAYKNLDKGPVFESNVLHELYQGDYGSNKATCEVIINKDFYDKSLIIRPGLIVGPDDSTDRFTYWPWRMNQGGRILVPNVSDRKRVQFIDVRDLASWIIEAIQQGVKGTFNTVGPKETLGFRDFILTCKKLVSPEKTELCWVEESVLEENQIEPWIELPFWLPDSLNMNGMMCANSDKAIEAGLSFRPMKETIMDTLEWSLHERHGEWQAGLEKEKEVRVLEIVRNSTV, translated from the coding sequence ATGAAAGTACTATTGTTAGGTGGGACATTATTTTTAGGAAAACATATTGCTAAACAAGCTTTGAATAAAGGAATGGATATTACATTATTCAATCGAGGTAAAACAAATCCAGAATTTCTAAAAGGAGTAAAAGGTGTCACACATATCGTTGGTGATCGCAGTATAAATGATATTGAAAAGCTCACAGATAATTGGGATGTGGTCATAGATGTATCAGGTAGAAATCCAGATGATGTAGAGCGTTCTGTACAACAATTAATAGATCGTTGTAATAGCTATGTTTTCATCTCAAGCATAAGTGCTTATAAGAATCTGGATAAAGGACCGGTGTTCGAATCAAATGTCCTCCATGAACTATATCAGGGCGATTACGGGAGCAATAAAGCTACTTGTGAGGTTATTATAAACAAGGATTTTTATGATAAATCACTTATTATTCGACCAGGGCTTATTGTTGGGCCAGATGATTCAACAGACCGCTTTACTTATTGGCCTTGGAGAATGAATCAAGGAGGAAGGATTCTCGTTCCCAATGTGAGTGACCGTAAAAGAGTTCAGTTTATTGATGTGCGTGATTTAGCATCATGGATTATTGAAGCTATTCAGCAAGGAGTGAAAGGTACATTTAATACAGTTGGCCCAAAAGAGACTCTTGGATTTAGAGACTTTATTTTAACTTGCAAAAAGCTAGTTTCACCAGAAAAGACAGAGCTTTGCTGGGTGGAGGAATCTGTTTTAGAGGAAAATCAAATTGAGCCTTGGATAGAACTACCCTTTTGGCTTCCCGATTCCTTAAATATGAATGGTATGATGTGTGCGAACAGTGACAAAGCCATCGAGGCAGGATTAAGTTTTCGTCCAATGAAAGAAACAATAATGGATACGCTTGAATGGAGCTTACATGAAAGACATGGCGAATGGCAAGCTGGACTGGAAAAAGAGAAGGAAGTTCGTGTGCTAGAAATAGTGAGAAATAGCACTGTTTGA
- a CDS encoding ABC transporter ATP-binding protein — protein MTIITLDEVRKTFTNGEIEEEILKGINLSLREGEVTALVGASGSGKSTLLTIAAGLQPASNGKVIFDGNNMTAMNAEQVRKIRSSKFGFIFQFAHLVPFLTVKEQLVLMLDVSETKLKKNEQKREVDRILKLVEMDHRENAYPSSLSGGERQRVAVARAIIHKPKIIFADEPTASLDSKKSKDVIALIRELTKNLNITTLMVTHDEEMLSYADQVIKMSDGIVLQSRD, from the coding sequence ATGACAATTATCACACTTGATGAAGTAAGAAAAACATTTACTAATGGTGAAATAGAAGAAGAAATATTAAAAGGAATAAATCTTTCCCTTAGGGAAGGGGAGGTAACCGCATTAGTAGGTGCATCAGGCTCTGGTAAAAGTACGCTCCTTACAATAGCGGCAGGCCTACAACCTGCTTCAAATGGGAAAGTTATATTTGATGGTAACAATATGACTGCTATGAATGCTGAACAGGTACGTAAAATAAGATCAAGTAAATTTGGCTTTATCTTTCAATTTGCTCATCTTGTTCCTTTTCTCACAGTTAAAGAACAATTAGTGCTCATGCTAGATGTTTCTGAAACAAAATTAAAGAAAAATGAACAAAAAAGGGAAGTTGATAGAATCCTAAAATTAGTTGAAATGGACCATCGTGAAAATGCTTATCCATCTTCCTTGTCGGGTGGAGAGAGGCAACGAGTTGCAGTCGCTCGTGCAATCATTCATAAACCTAAAATAATTTTCGCGGATGAACCAACTGCAAGTCTAGATTCGAAAAAATCTAAAGATGTTATAGCATTGATTCGAGAGTTAACTAAAAACTTGAATATTACTACATTAATGGTTACTCATGATGAAGAAATGCTCTCATATGCTGACCAAGTTATTAAAATGAGTGATGGAATCGTTTTACAAAGTAGAGATTAA
- a CDS encoding PepSY domain-containing protein: MYRQRLTAQQAQEIALQRIPGQILHVDMDLEHGVFVYEVFILTAENRIYEVEVNANTGNIIKIEEEDFD; encoded by the coding sequence ATGTATAGACAAAGGTTAACGGCGCAACAAGCGCAAGAAATTGCTCTTCAGCGAATCCCTGGGCAAATTCTTCATGTTGATATGGATTTGGAGCATGGGGTTTTTGTCTATGAAGTCTTTATTTTAACAGCAGAAAATAGAATTTATGAAGTAGAGGTAAACGCAAATACAGGGAACATAATAAAAATTGAAGAAGAAGATTTTGATTAA
- a CDS encoding ABC transporter permease → MNIAWKEIKKNKVRFLILGSIVFLVSLLTFIISGLANGLSQDNAALIKDLPKGQFYMNEDADETYNLSKINNDLQEEILNEQKDAVAFSIQMGFLNDKDDKQQSVAFVTSTDSGLFENVKPGEVILDSSLKDKGIKIGDTLTNNQFSGEFIVKGFVDQKKYSHTPVAYINMENYQEIYRVMEMQLLFIPRGDASQKLTGLQSFSNKDFLNTIPSYNAEQMSLNMIVWFLVVISGMLFAIFFYMMNVQKIGLYGILKAIGVKTSRLFKMMWTQMLFITIIALIMSITLSQIFNMVAPEGMPFHLTFATTVQLSIVFLIIGFIGATLSGLQIKKIEPLQAIQQGEV, encoded by the coding sequence ATGAATATTGCATGGAAAGAAATAAAGAAAAATAAAGTAAGATTTTTGATTCTAGGTTCAATCGTTTTTCTTGTTAGTTTATTAACATTTATCATATCTGGTTTGGCAAATGGATTATCGCAGGACAATGCTGCTCTCATTAAAGATTTACCAAAAGGGCAATTTTACATGAATGAGGATGCAGATGAAACTTATAACCTATCAAAAATAAATAATGATTTACAAGAAGAGATATTAAATGAACAAAAAGATGCTGTGGCATTTTCTATTCAAATGGGTTTTCTAAATGACAAGGATGATAAACAACAAAGTGTTGCGTTTGTTACTTCTACCGATTCAGGGTTATTTGAAAATGTTAAACCAGGAGAAGTTATATTAGATAGTTCATTGAAGGATAAAGGTATAAAAATTGGGGATACATTAACGAATAATCAATTTAGTGGCGAGTTTATCGTAAAGGGATTTGTTGATCAAAAGAAATATAGTCATACCCCTGTCGCTTATATAAACATGGAAAATTATCAAGAAATTTATCGAGTTATGGAAATGCAATTACTTTTTATACCAAGGGGAGATGCTTCACAAAAATTAACTGGATTACAATCATTTTCAAATAAAGATTTTCTTAATACGATCCCAAGTTACAATGCAGAACAAATGTCTTTAAATATGATTGTTTGGTTTTTAGTTGTAATTAGTGGAATGCTGTTTGCTATCTTTTTCTATATGATGAACGTTCAAAAAATTGGTTTATACGGTATTTTAAAAGCAATTGGTGTAAAAACAAGTAGATTATTTAAAATGATGTGGACACAAATGCTTTTTATTACAATCATTGCACTGATTATGTCGATTACACTAAGCCAAATTTTCAATATGGTTGCACCTGAAGGAATGCCCTTTCATTTAACCTTTGCAACAACAGTACAATTATCTATCGTCTTTCTAATTATTGGCTTTATTGGAGCTACACTCTCAGGTTTACAAATCAAAAAAATTGAACCATTACAAGCAATACAACAAGGAGAGGTTTAA
- a CDS encoding sensor histidine kinase, with product MRSLYVKFVVITIGIMIISGIFAFLISNAYYQQKLKPYNDHKNTKIALDIAEFTDNHPEINLNEYLENISSIGYQIFLVDNSGKESYFGAPFREYNLANSTKEQVLNGEIFHGILDFPQETFVTGFFANELKNTIGVPLTHNEEKYALFLRPDIKLLFNEMHILFGWLLALTIILSIIMVIFSTKYLINPILKLTTATKSLANGNFNVHLDISRHDELGELSHSFSQMVKKLEQMDDMRKEFTSNISHDIQSPLSNIKGYTNLLENDSISQEERSTYISIINGEIQRLSTLTKQLLLLASLDSDEDILKKESFNVGKQMKELIRNYQWQMAEKDITLEFTLPDVEINGDKSLLHTVWDNLLTNAIKYNKVNGNIEISIEEKEKSVLITFEDTGIGLSDNVKERIFDRFYRVDTSRTHSVEGTGLGLSIVAAIVKLHGGLIHVDSIENKGTTFAIELPVN from the coding sequence ATGAGATCACTTTATGTGAAATTTGTTGTGATAACCATTGGCATTATGATTATTAGTGGAATTTTTGCTTTTTTAATTTCCAATGCGTATTATCAGCAAAAGTTAAAACCTTATAATGATCATAAAAACACAAAGATTGCATTAGATATTGCTGAATTTACCGACAATCATCCGGAGATAAATCTTAATGAGTACTTGGAAAATATCTCTTCTATTGGCTACCAAATTTTCTTGGTTGATAATTCTGGAAAGGAATCCTATTTTGGTGCACCTTTTAGGGAATATAATCTAGCTAATTCTACTAAAGAACAAGTATTAAACGGAGAAATTTTTCATGGTATTCTAGATTTTCCACAGGAAACATTTGTTACAGGTTTTTTTGCAAATGAATTAAAGAATACGATTGGTGTACCGTTAACACATAATGAGGAAAAGTATGCTCTTTTTCTAAGACCAGATATTAAGCTTCTTTTTAATGAGATGCATATTTTATTTGGCTGGTTACTAGCATTAACGATTATTTTAAGTATCATTATGGTTATTTTTAGTACTAAATATTTAATTAATCCAATCTTAAAACTTACAACAGCTACCAAATCACTTGCTAATGGCAATTTTAATGTTCATCTTGATATTAGTCGCCATGATGAGCTAGGAGAGCTTTCACATAGTTTTTCACAAATGGTTAAAAAACTGGAGCAAATGGATGATATGAGGAAAGAGTTCACCTCGAATATTTCCCATGATATACAGTCACCTTTATCTAATATAAAAGGGTATACAAATCTATTGGAAAATGACTCAATAAGTCAAGAAGAAAGAAGCACTTATATTTCTATCATCAACGGAGAAATTCAAAGGCTCTCTACATTAACGAAACAATTACTACTACTTGCTTCACTAGATAGTGATGAGGATATTTTGAAAAAAGAGTCATTTAATGTTGGAAAACAAATGAAGGAACTAATACGCAACTATCAGTGGCAAATGGCTGAAAAAGATATTACGCTTGAGTTTACATTACCAGATGTAGAAATCAATGGAGATAAGTCTTTACTTCATACGGTTTGGGATAACTTGTTAACCAATGCCATCAAATACAACAAAGTGAATGGAAATATTGAAATATCAATTGAAGAGAAAGAAAAATCCGTATTGATAACCTTTGAAGATACAGGAATAGGATTAAGTGATAACGTGAAAGAAAGAATCTTTGATCGTTTTTATCGAGTAGATACCTCACGGACACATTCAGTTGAGGGGACTGGATTAGGATTATCAATTGTTGCTGCCATTGTTAAACTGCATGGTGGATTAATTCATGTGGATAGTATAGAAAATAAAGGAACTACCTTTGCTATTGAACTACCTGTAAATTAG
- a CDS encoding DNA ligase D, with protein MKPIERTDIPEGDEWIYEVKYDGFFCRLKWLDDKNIILISKNNQDISSKFPEIIKGCLDNYSYFKHKIPLELDGELVILNHRYQANFGLIQARGRMKSVERIEKRAKQRPATFMAFDITEKSGKRLHQQNLSFRKVILHQLLQSIPDNPILKYVETFTSIQEIQKVVSTSKSEGIIAKRKDSAYQKGKNHHDWYKIKNWRVIQGILTEYNPSNGYFTVNVLDDENLIKIGICKHGLSKKSVETVQNLFKEQGNFSNGTYHLPPAITSTINTLDLHGGELREPNFKSINPNIPYTECTLDKLQLDMAQMPIDVSNTDKYLWSDVYTKKDLLVYIREISPWMLPFLKQRALTIIRYPDGINKESFFQKNLPDYAPDYLLSNDADFIVCNQLESLVWLANHGSIEYHVPFQQLGQTTPLEIAFDLDPPDREHFTLAVKAARLIKQILDDLKLVSYVKTSGNKGLQVHIPIRSGSMTYEETGVFTEAVAKTLEQAYPNDFTTERLKKNRKERLYIDYLQHGKDKTLIAPYSPRATKEGTVSTPLYWHEIHQGLDPTAFTITNVADRVREIGCPFTDYFETGIKQQMRKVIKMVRN; from the coding sequence ATGAAGCCAATAGAAAGAACAGATATTCCAGAAGGTGACGAATGGATATATGAAGTAAAATATGATGGATTTTTTTGTAGATTAAAATGGTTAGATGATAAGAACATTATTTTAATAAGCAAAAATAATCAAGATATCTCCAGTAAGTTTCCAGAGATTATTAAAGGCTGCTTGGATAATTATAGTTACTTTAAACACAAAATTCCTCTTGAATTAGATGGAGAACTTGTCATCTTGAATCATCGCTACCAAGCTAATTTTGGTCTTATACAGGCTCGTGGAAGAATGAAAAGCGTTGAGAGAATAGAAAAACGGGCAAAACAAAGACCAGCTACTTTTATGGCATTTGATATTACAGAAAAAAGCGGAAAGAGATTGCATCAACAAAATTTATCGTTTCGTAAAGTAATTCTTCATCAACTCCTGCAGTCAATTCCTGATAATCCGATTTTAAAATATGTAGAAACCTTTACATCCATTCAAGAAATCCAGAAGGTTGTTTCTACATCTAAGAGTGAAGGCATCATTGCAAAGCGAAAAGATAGCGCTTATCAAAAGGGAAAGAACCATCATGACTGGTATAAGATTAAAAATTGGAGAGTGATTCAGGGGATATTAACAGAGTATAATCCTAGCAATGGATATTTTACTGTTAACGTATTAGATGACGAAAATTTAATAAAGATTGGCATATGCAAGCATGGGTTATCAAAAAAATCAGTGGAAACTGTTCAAAATCTCTTTAAAGAGCAAGGTAATTTTTCTAACGGTACTTATCACTTACCCCCAGCAATAACTAGTACAATCAATACATTAGATTTACATGGTGGGGAGTTGAGAGAACCTAATTTTAAAAGCATTAATCCAAATATTCCTTATACAGAATGTACACTGGATAAATTACAACTAGATATGGCTCAAATGCCAATAGATGTGTCCAATACCGATAAATACTTATGGTCAGATGTTTATACTAAAAAAGATCTTCTAGTCTATATCCGGGAAATATCACCCTGGATGTTGCCATTCTTAAAACAACGTGCTTTAACAATTATCCGTTACCCAGATGGGATTAATAAAGAATCATTTTTTCAGAAAAATCTTCCTGATTATGCACCAGACTATTTATTATCTAATGATGCTGATTTTATCGTATGTAATCAGCTAGAAAGCTTAGTTTGGTTGGCAAATCATGGTTCTATAGAGTATCATGTACCGTTTCAACAGTTAGGGCAGACTACACCATTAGAAATTGCATTTGACCTTGACCCGCCCGATAGAGAACATTTTACACTGGCAGTAAAAGCAGCGCGATTGATAAAACAGATATTAGACGACCTAAAACTTGTATCTTATGTAAAAACGTCGGGAAACAAAGGTCTGCAAGTGCATATTCCTATTCGTAGTGGGAGTATGACATATGAAGAGACAGGCGTTTTTACGGAGGCAGTTGCAAAAACTTTGGAACAGGCATACCCGAACGATTTCACTACGGAACGTCTGAAAAAGAATCGTAAAGAAAGATTATACATTGATTATCTACAGCATGGTAAAGATAAAACATTAATTGCTCCTTATTCACCTAGGGCGACAAAAGAGGGAACAGTTTCCACTCCTCTATATTGGCATGAAATTCATCAAGGTTTAGATCCAACAGCGTTTACAATCACTAATGTAGCAGATCGAGTAAGAGAGATAGGATGTCCATTTACTGATTACTTTGAGACTGGAATTAAGCAACAGATGCGTAAAGTAATAAAAATGGTTAGGAACTAA
- a CDS encoding Ku protein → MHTMWKGTISFGLVNIPVKMHAATENKDIKLRQLHKKCKTPIKYEKTCPNCEEEVKNEDIVKAYEYAANKFIILDDEELEALKKEQEDKAVEIIDFVQLQEIDPIYFEKSYYLSPNEGGSKAYALLREALTDTGKIGIAKMMIRSKEQLAVIRVYKDAIVVETIHYPDEVRNVKDVPNVPNKESVMKKELDTAKMLIDQLTTEFEPEKYKDDYRTALMELIEAKKNNEEIEIGGESKAKPDNVINLMDALQESLNRAKKDNPKSKPKKQPVKKKTATKTTAKKKITS, encoded by the coding sequence ATGCATACAATGTGGAAAGGAACAATCAGTTTTGGTCTAGTTAATATTCCTGTTAAGATGCACGCTGCAACTGAGAATAAGGATATTAAATTGCGACAGCTGCATAAGAAATGTAAGACACCTATTAAATATGAAAAAACTTGCCCTAACTGTGAGGAAGAAGTTAAAAATGAGGATATTGTTAAGGCGTATGAATATGCTGCAAATAAATTTATCATCTTAGATGATGAGGAACTGGAAGCTCTCAAAAAGGAACAGGAAGATAAAGCTGTAGAAATCATTGATTTTGTACAACTGCAAGAAATTGATCCTATTTATTTTGAGAAAAGCTACTATTTATCCCCAAACGAAGGGGGTTCAAAAGCATATGCGCTATTGCGAGAGGCTTTAACCGATACTGGAAAAATCGGGATTGCGAAGATGATGATTCGCTCCAAAGAACAACTTGCAGTAATTCGAGTATATAAAGATGCCATAGTAGTGGAAACAATTCATTACCCAGATGAAGTACGTAACGTTAAAGATGTGCCAAATGTGCCTAATAAAGAAAGTGTCATGAAAAAAGAATTAGACACTGCGAAGATGCTTATAGATCAGTTGACCACAGAGTTTGAACCAGAAAAATACAAAGATGATTATCGTACAGCACTTATGGAATTAATCGAAGCGAAGAAAAATAATGAAGAAATTGAAATTGGTGGAGAATCTAAAGCTAAACCAGATAATGTAATTAATTTAATGGATGCGCTCCAAGAATCGCTTAATCGTGCAAAAAAAGATAATCCTAAGTCAAAACCGAAAAAACAACCAGTAAAGAAAAAGACAGCTACAAAAACAACTGCGAAGAAAAAAATTACTTCATAA
- a CDS encoding NADP-dependent oxidoreductase has translation MKAMIIDRYGKVPMRLVEIPTPEIDEHEVLAEIHAASINPIDFKIRDGKVKLLLRYKMPLILGNDFSGVIVKIGSKVTRFKVGDEIYARPRKSNIGTFAEYISIHEDDIALKPKNLSFEEAASIPLVGLTSYQALHDIVQLQKRQKILIQAGAGGVGTFAIQLAKLMGATVATTASKAGSDLVKSLGADKIINYKTEKFEDILENYDAVFDTLGGSTLEKSFRIIKNEGKIVSVSGLPNARFAKEYGSGFFKTLLFSVASSKLTKLEKKHNVQYTFLFMKPSGEQLRIIGNYIETGKIKPVIDKIYSFEDAQKAMEYAESGRAKGKIILKMR, from the coding sequence ATGAAAGCAATGATTATTGATAGATATGGAAAAGTTCCAATGCGCCTAGTAGAAATACCCACACCTGAAATAGATGAACATGAGGTACTTGCAGAAATTCATGCAGCTAGTATTAATCCTATTGATTTCAAAATACGTGATGGGAAAGTGAAATTACTACTTAGATATAAAATGCCTCTTATCCTTGGTAATGACTTTTCTGGTGTCATAGTAAAGATCGGCTCAAAAGTGACACGTTTTAAAGTTGGTGATGAAATATATGCACGTCCACGTAAGAGTAATATCGGTACTTTTGCGGAATATATCTCCATTCATGAAGATGATATCGCCTTAAAGCCTAAAAACTTGAGCTTTGAGGAAGCAGCATCCATCCCATTGGTTGGATTAACTTCTTATCAAGCCTTACATGATATAGTGCAATTACAAAAGAGACAAAAGATTTTGATTCAAGCAGGAGCTGGTGGAGTTGGTACTTTTGCAATCCAACTGGCGAAATTAATGGGTGCGACTGTTGCTACAACTGCCAGTAAAGCCGGTTCGGATTTAGTAAAATCTCTTGGTGCAGATAAAATCATTAATTACAAAACAGAGAAATTTGAAGATATCCTGGAAAATTATGATGCGGTATTCGATACACTTGGAGGCAGTACACTCGAAAAATCATTTAGAATTATAAAAAACGAAGGAAAAATTGTTTCCGTTTCAGGATTGCCAAACGCTCGATTTGCTAAAGAATATGGTTCCGGATTTTTTAAAACCTTATTGTTTTCAGTAGCAAGTAGTAAACTTACGAAACTTGAAAAAAAGCATAATGTTCAATATACGTTTTTATTTATGAAGCCGAGTGGCGAACAATTGCGTATTATCGGAAACTATATAGAGACTGGTAAAATTAAACCTGTTATTGATAAAATTTATTCTTTTGAAGATGCTCAAAAGGCGATGGAATATGCAGAGTCAGGAAGAGCTAAAGGAAAAATAATTCTAAAAATGAGATAG
- a CDS encoding DUF1259 domain-containing protein, translating into MSRRKYNFEDFFGDEENYHKKFDKDGCHCNTGGENASTCQKLANIIGGEVIQSTPVCVVMRLRDIQVTILGRRTRSPLALPFMLSFENNGLNLGETVVLQREVNPMIHALQKRGIIVTAFHNHWLFEEPRLMYLHWEDIDMNPFEFAEASISAAKEARLF; encoded by the coding sequence GTGAGTCGAAGAAAATATAATTTTGAAGACTTCTTTGGAGATGAAGAAAATTATCATAAAAAATTTGACAAAGATGGTTGTCACTGTAATACGGGAGGAGAGAATGCATCCACTTGTCAAAAACTTGCAAATATTATCGGTGGGGAGGTTATTCAATCAACTCCTGTTTGTGTAGTGATGCGCCTGCGAGATATTCAAGTGACTATTCTAGGGCGTCGTACTCGTTCACCACTGGCTCTTCCATTTATGTTATCCTTTGAAAATAATGGCCTTAATTTAGGTGAGACTGTAGTTCTTCAAAGAGAGGTTAATCCAATGATCCATGCATTACAAAAAAGGGGGATTATCGTAACAGCATTTCATAACCATTGGCTGTTTGAAGAACCACGATTGATGTATTTGCATTGGGAGGATATCGACATGAATCCATTTGAGTTTGCAGAAGCAAGTATTTCAGCCGCAAAAGAAGCAAGGCTTTTCTAA
- a CDS encoding zinc-dependent alcohol dehydrogenase family protein, translating into MKAKCVKFYEFGEPTNVLKVENKNIHPLLRGEVLARMKVRPINPSDLIPIRGAYSHRISLPIIPGYEGVGVIEDVGEGVSRQLIGRRVLPLRGEGTWQEFVRASADLAITIPNSINDYEASQLYINPITAWVVCTEILKLKPGDTLLVNAGGSSISRIFAQLSRIIGFRMIGVTRNNHYTSELLQLGAFAVINTSQEPLYDSVMELTNRFRATSAIDSIGGPEGAELACCVRPKGDFLTIGLLSGIPVDWKAISQKTEVNFKLFHLRHWNQQISIHTWHETFERLITFITEKKLALMRNGSQYNLLDVNEAVHMSDSPRQNTGKIFLTS; encoded by the coding sequence TTGAAAGCGAAATGTGTTAAGTTTTACGAATTTGGCGAACCTACAAACGTTTTAAAAGTGGAAAATAAAAACATTCATCCTCTATTAAGAGGAGAAGTTCTTGCCCGCATGAAGGTTCGCCCAATTAATCCTTCTGACTTAATTCCAATTAGAGGAGCATATTCTCATAGAATCTCTTTGCCAATCATTCCAGGCTATGAAGGAGTTGGAGTTATTGAGGATGTGGGGGAAGGTGTTTCTAGGCAATTAATAGGAAGGCGTGTTTTACCATTAAGGGGCGAAGGAACTTGGCAGGAATTTGTTAGAGCTTCTGCTGATTTAGCAATTACAATTCCTAATTCTATTAATGATTATGAGGCATCCCAATTGTATATAAATCCGATAACTGCATGGGTCGTTTGTACAGAAATCCTAAAGCTAAAACCTGGTGATACTTTACTTGTCAATGCAGGCGGATCATCTATCAGTCGAATCTTCGCTCAACTATCTAGGATTATTGGTTTTCGAATGATAGGAGTAACAAGAAATAATCATTATACAAGTGAGCTACTTCAGTTAGGCGCTTTTGCTGTTATTAATACATCTCAAGAACCGCTATATGATTCCGTTATGGAATTAACGAATAGATTTCGTGCGACTTCCGCAATTGATTCAATCGGAGGTCCAGAGGGAGCAGAATTAGCATGTTGTGTTCGACCTAAGGGTGACTTTTTAACTATTGGTCTATTATCAGGAATTCCTGTAGATTGGAAGGCAATATCACAAAAGACAGAAGTAAATTTTAAATTATTCCATTTACGACATTGGAACCAACAAATATCTATACATACTTGGCATGAAACCTTTGAAAGGCTTATAACTTTCATTACTGAGAAAAAATTAGCATTGATGAGGAATGGATCTCAATACAACTTGTTAGATGTAAATGAAGCTGTCCATATGTCTGATTCTCCTAGACAAAATACAGGGAAGATCTTTTTGACAAGTTGA
- a CDS encoding ArsR/SmtB family transcription factor yields the protein MNKLDQLNTIKEDFINCQKVLLAIGDETRQSILLVLMGTDCQTGLRVGEITEQTHLSRPAVSHHLRILRDAGVISMRKEGTKNFYYIDVRTKLSLLKTLVLDIDKYMQNFY from the coding sequence ATGAATAAACTTGACCAGCTAAATACTATCAAGGAAGACTTTATTAATTGTCAAAAAGTCCTACTGGCAATTGGAGATGAAACACGTCAATCAATTTTATTAGTTTTAATGGGAACAGATTGTCAAACAGGATTGCGTGTAGGTGAAATTACTGAACAAACACATCTTTCGCGACCTGCAGTGTCACATCATCTTCGGATTTTACGAGATGCTGGTGTTATTTCCATGCGTAAAGAAGGTACAAAAAACTTTTATTATATTGACGTACGTACAAAGTTAAGTTTATTAAAAACACTTGTGCTAGATATTGATAAATACATGCAGAATTTTTACTAA
- a CDS encoding response regulator transcription factor: MTTILIVDDDINILKLVSIHLSESGYKIFQAKDGIEALGVLNRESCDLAVVDVMMPYMDGYALTKEIRKKYDIPVILLTAKSHIEDKEEGFRSGTDDYLVKPFEPKELNFRIEALLRRCDKQLDESIIRLGSTTINKRNYEVQIRDRTILLPLKEFELLYFLALNSMQVFSRDQLIEHIWGLDYEGDERTVDVHVKRLRERFSKLTNDFQIKTVRGIGYSLEANRR; this comes from the coding sequence ATGACAACTATTCTAATTGTAGATGATGATATTAATATTTTAAAGCTAGTAAGTATTCACTTATCCGAATCTGGGTATAAAATATTTCAAGCAAAAGATGGTATTGAAGCATTGGGAGTTCTTAATAGAGAATCATGTGATTTAGCAGTAGTGGATGTGATGATGCCTTATATGGATGGTTATGCATTAACAAAGGAAATTCGAAAGAAATATGATATTCCAGTAATTCTTTTAACAGCTAAAAGTCATATTGAGGATAAAGAAGAAGGATTTAGATCAGGGACAGATGATTACCTGGTCAAGCCATTTGAACCAAAAGAATTAAACTTTAGAATAGAAGCTTTATTGCGACGATGTGATAAACAATTAGATGAATCTATTATTCGCTTAGGTAGTACAACTATAAATAAAAGAAATTATGAGGTTCAGATTAGGGATAGAACGATTCTTTTACCTTTAAAAGAATTTGAACTATTGTATTTTTTGGCTTTAAATTCAATGCAAGTATTTTCTCGCGATCAACTAATAGAGCATATTTGGGGTTTGGATTACGAAGGGGATGAACGAACAGTAGATGTTCATGTGAAAAGATTAAGGGAACGATTTTCTAAATTGACGAATGATTTTCAAATTAAGACAGTACGTGGAATTGGATATTCACTGGAGGCAAATCGCAGATGA